CGCGCCGACCCGGGCCGGAGACAGGCGGATCGATGAGAACCAGCCGTTCGAGTCGGCCGCCATGATGGCGCGCGGCGCGGATGCCGATGCGCGCGCCCATCGAGTGGCCGACGAGCGCGTAGCCGTCGAGTCCGAGGGTTTCAGCGAACGCGCCGACGTCGGCCGCGCAGGCGTCCAGCGCGTAGTCGAGCGAGGCCGACGCTTCCGACAGGCCACGGCCGCGCACATCGAGCACGTAGGTGTCGAAATGGCGGCCGAAGCGCTCGGCGACGAAGCCCCAGGTCACGGCCGGGCTGGTGATGCCCGGTACCACGACCACCGGCCGGCCCTTGCCACCGTAGCGCAGGTAGTGCTGGCGGATGCCGTTGGCGCGCAGGTTCGCGCCGTACAGGAATGTGCTGTCCGTCATCGGCGGGTCCGCTTCAGTACGCGCCGGACAGCAGCGCGCCCGCGCCAGGCACCACCGGCTCGAGGTCGAGGGCCTTCAGCATGGCGTAGGTGGTCGCGATGGCGGCGGTCACCACGGGCTTGCCGGTCATGGCCTCGACCTTGGCGACCGAGGGCAGCGACGGCATCTGCACGCAGGCAGACAGCACGATCGCATCGACGTCCCGCGTGTTCATGCCGGCGACGATTCCCGGCAGCAGTGTCGGATCGTGGCGGCCGACTTCGAGGTTGTCGGGGATCTCCAGCGCGCGCCAGTCGACCACCTCGTAGCCTTCGTTGCGGATGTAGTCGACCACCAGCTCGGTGAGCGGCCGCATGTACGGCGCCACCAGGGCGATGCGCTTGGCGCCGATCACCTTCAGCGCGTCGACCAGCGCGCCGGCGCTGGTTACCACCGGCGCGTTGCCACCATTCTCCTCGGTGCGCCCGCGCAGGCGCTGCTCGGAGCTTCGGTGGTATCCATGGCCCATAGCCATGATCGCGACCAGGCAGGCATAGCCGAGCACGTCGACGCGCGCATCGCTCAGCTCGAGCGCGCAGCGGTCGGATTCGGCGTCCATCGCGGCCAGCTCGTCCTTCTTCACCGTCTTCATGCGCATGCGGCTGGAATGAAAGGTGAAGCGCTCGGGCCGCACCAGCTGGCGCGCGCTCAGCATGGCGGGAATCTCGGTCTCCATGGTGGTGTTCGAGCTCGGCACGATCTGGCCGATGCGGTAGCTTGTCTGGGGCATGGTGGCTCCTTCGTTGATTGAATGGGCAAGAAGGCTCAGGCCGTGTTCAGCTTGAACAGGCGCTCGGCATTGCCGTGACACACGAGCGCGCGCGTGCGTTCGTCGAGCGGTGCGGTCTCGATGAAGTCGGCCGCGGTTGCCGTCGATTCATAGGGATAGTCGACCGAGAACATCACGGCCTCGGCACCCATTTCGCCGATCGCGCCGGCCAGCGTCGCGTGCGAGCACACGCCGGAGGTGGTGATCACGATGTTGCTGCCGATGTATTCGGAAGGCGCGCGCTGCAGCGTGAGCCCGTGCGGGTAGGCGGCGAATCGGCTGTCGAAGCGCCAGCGCTGAAACGGCAGGCCTTCGCCCATGTGGCCGAGCACCAGCGTGAGGCGCGGGAAGCGGTCGAACACGCCGCCGAACAGGAGCCTGAGCGCATGCGTCGCGGTCTCTACGTTCCATCCCCACGCCGCGCCGTGCAGCTCCGGGTGGCCCGCAAAGGAGGCAGGGATCGACGGCATGTCGATCGGGTGCAGGTACAGCGGCATGTCGAGGGCCTGCATGCGTTCCCAGAACAGGTCGTAGGCCGGGTCGTCGTAGTAGGTGCCTTGCGTGTGGCCGTTGACCAGGGCGCCCTTGAAGCCGAGCTGAACGACTGCGCGCTCGAGCTCGTCTGCGGCCGCCTTCGGGTCCTGCATCGGCAGCGCGGCGAAGCCGGCGTAGCGTGTCGGGCGGCGCGCCACGCGCTCGGCGAGAAAGTCGTTGTTCATCTTTGCGCCGTCAATGGCGGCGCGCAGGTCCGTCTCGCCCTGCACGCCCGGGCCGGTCTGCGACAGGATGACCAGGTCGATGCCTGCGCGATCCATCTCGTCGAGCCGCAGCGCATCGAAATCCGTGAGCCGGCGCGACAGCTCCTCGTACACGGCCGGATCGATGTGTTGCATGAAGCTCTTCGAATAGCGCTCGAAGCCGGGCGCCATGAAATGCTCTTCCAGCGCAATCTTGCGAATCCTCGTCATCAAAAATACTCCAGGGTGAAAACTAAGAGGTGTCTGCTGTGCGATCTACAGATCGAAGAGCATCACTTCGGTGTCGGGTGCCTCCGCCGCGACGGCGAGCGCGTCGTGGTGCGTGAAGCGCAGTGCGTCGCCCGCGTGCAGCAGCACGCCCGGATCGACCCGCAGCTCGCCCGCCACCACGTGCAGGTAGCCGAGCCGGTGCTTCTCGAGGCTGTAGCCCAGCGACATGCCCCGCGTCAGGCGGCTCACGAAGAGCCGCGCATCCTGGCCGACGGTGGCCGAGCCCTCGCGTCCGTCGGGCGAAGCGATCAGGCACCAGCGGTCGCGCTTGCTGCTCTCGTCGATGCGCACAAGCTCGCAGCCCGGACTCGCGCCGCGCTCGCGCGGATAGAGCCAGATCTGCAGGTGCCGCTCGGGCTCGGAGTCGGATGCATTCATCTCCGCGTGCGCGACGCCGGTGCCGGCGCTCATGCGATGCAGTTCGCCAGCACCGAACACGTAGTCGTTGCCGAGGCTGTCGGTGTGATGGATGCGCCCGTGGATCGGGTAGGTGAGGCTCTCGATGTCGCGATGGCCGTGCCACGCGAAGCCGCGCCCCGGCGCGACCCAGTCGTCGTTCAGCGCGCGCAGCGAACCCCAGTGCGTGTGGTTGGGATCGCGGTAGTCGCCGAAGGAAAAGCTGAAGCGCGCCTGCAGCCAGTCGGTCTCCTGCGTGCCGCGCTGATGGGCGCGCCGGATGCGGCTTTCGGGGATGGCGCTCGGGGGAGAAAGGGCCTGTGTGGACATCGCGTCGCTACAATGATCAGTGTGCTAACAAAAGGGGTTCAGGTGGCATCCAGGCAGCGTCGATCAGCGCGAGAAACCGCGATTCAGGAGCCCGGAATGGAGATGACCACCGTCGATCCGGCGAAGGAACTGCTTTTTGCACGCCCCGGCTTTCTGGTTCGGCGCCTGCACCAGATCCACTACGCGCTGTTCTTTGAAGAGTGCAAGTCCCAGAACGTTACGCCGGTGCAGTACGGCATCCTGACGGCTGTCTCCGTCTTGCCCGATCTGGACCAGACATCCCTCGGCCAGGAAGTCGGGCTCGACCGCACGACCACTGCCGACGTGGTCAAGCGCCTCGAGGACCGCGGCCTGGTCGAGCGCCGGGCGAACCCTGCAGACAAGCGCATGCGTCACGTGCGACTGACGGAGGAAGGCCGCAAGGTGGTCGAGTCGCTGCGCGGCGGCATGGCGCGCGCGCAGGAGCGCCTGCTCGAGCCGCTGCGCCCGGCGGAGCGCACCATGCTCATGGACTTGATGCGCATCCTGGTCGAGGCCAACAACCAGTACAGCCGCACCGTGCTGCGCACGATCTGAGTCCTTGCTGACGATCACAACGGATACACCAGGTCGTTGGCGATGATCGTCGTGTCGTAGATCGCCTGCCGTTCCTTCAGCAGCAAGCCGCCGTCCACGCGCACGAAGCGGTCGTAGTACGTGCCGGCCATGTGAATCGTGCTTGGACCCTCGACCAGCGTCTGCAGCAGCAGGAAATTGGCCTGCGCAGCGATCTCGCCCGATGTCGATTCCGAAGTGACACGCGTGTTGGTCACCAGGTGCAGGTTGTAGCGCGGCGCGAACATCTGCGTGCGCGCGATCGCGACGGCGCGGTCATGCATCATGCCCCGGCCCTGCGCGTACACGAGGCCCACCGGCAGGCCGAGCTCGGCGTTCTCTCGCGCGGTCACTCGGTAGGTGGCGTCCTCGGCGAAGAAGTCGGGCCATGCTTCCACGTGGCCGGCATCGAGCACGGCGCAATACTCGGCGTTGAAGTCTTCGATCTCATGGCGCAGCGCGAGCGCACGGACAGGATCGATGCCGCGCTGGCGGTAGAGGGAATGGGTCGGGGTCTTCATGGCTCAGAACCCCATCACTTCGCGGTAGTAGCCGTACATCGCGCGGATCGCCGCTTCCGAGATCAACGACTTGGTCGTGCCCACGTGGTTCGAGTCGAGCTTC
Above is a window of Variovorax sp. RA8 DNA encoding:
- a CDS encoding pirin family protein, coding for MSTQALSPPSAIPESRIRRAHQRGTQETDWLQARFSFSFGDYRDPNHTHWGSLRALNDDWVAPGRGFAWHGHRDIESLTYPIHGRIHHTDSLGNDYVFGAGELHRMSAGTGVAHAEMNASDSEPERHLQIWLYPRERGASPGCELVRIDESSKRDRWCLIASPDGREGSATVGQDARLFVSRLTRGMSLGYSLEKHRLGYLHVVAGELRVDPGVLLHAGDALRFTHHDALAVAAEAPDTEVMLFDL
- a CDS encoding MarR family winged helix-turn-helix transcriptional regulator, with protein sequence MEMTTVDPAKELLFARPGFLVRRLHQIHYALFFEECKSQNVTPVQYGILTAVSVLPDLDQTSLGQEVGLDRTTTADVVKRLEDRGLVERRANPADKRMRHVRLTEEGRKVVESLRGGMARAQERLLEPLRPAERTMLMDLMRILVEANNQYSRTVLRTI
- a CDS encoding maleate cis-trans isomerase family protein, which produces MPQTSYRIGQIVPSSNTTMETEIPAMLSARQLVRPERFTFHSSRMRMKTVKKDELAAMDAESDRCALELSDARVDVLGYACLVAIMAMGHGYHRSSEQRLRGRTEENGGNAPVVTSAGALVDALKVIGAKRIALVAPYMRPLTELVVDYIRNEGYEVVDWRALEIPDNLEVGRHDPTLLPGIVAGMNTRDVDAIVLSACVQMPSLPSVAKVEAMTGKPVVTAAIATTYAMLKALDLEPVVPGAGALLSGAY
- a CDS encoding amidohydrolase family protein, giving the protein MTRIRKIALEEHFMAPGFERYSKSFMQHIDPAVYEELSRRLTDFDALRLDEMDRAGIDLVILSQTGPGVQGETDLRAAIDGAKMNNDFLAERVARRPTRYAGFAALPMQDPKAAADELERAVVQLGFKGALVNGHTQGTYYDDPAYDLFWERMQALDMPLYLHPIDMPSIPASFAGHPELHGAAWGWNVETATHALRLLFGGVFDRFPRLTLVLGHMGEGLPFQRWRFDSRFAAYPHGLTLQRAPSEYIGSNIVITTSGVCSHATLAGAIGEMGAEAVMFSVDYPYESTATAADFIETAPLDERTRALVCHGNAERLFKLNTA
- a CDS encoding aromatic-ring-hydroxylating dioxygenase subunit beta — encoded protein: MKTPTHSLYRQRGIDPVRALALRHEIEDFNAEYCAVLDAGHVEAWPDFFAEDATYRVTARENAELGLPVGLVYAQGRGMMHDRAVAIARTQMFAPRYNLHLVTNTRVTSESTSGEIAAQANFLLLQTLVEGPSTIHMAGTYYDRFVRVDGGLLLKERQAIYDTTIIANDLVYPL